A stretch of DNA from Cyanobacterium stanieri LEGE 03274:
AATAGGCAATAGGGAATGGTTTTTGTGTCCATACCTTATACTATTGTTAAGGTTTCTATGTTTCTACCTATAATCTATTCAGTTTCCCCCCAAATTAGCAAGACAAAATCAATCTAGTTTCATTGTCCATTGCTTAGAATCGCTCACCGATACCGAAGTGAATACGGTTATCGCCCTCATCATTAACACCATAATCAATACGGATAGGGCCTACGGGAGATTGAATTCTAACCCCCAAACCATAACCATAACCAGTACCATTTAAACCTCTCACCTCCGCAGGTTGCCCAGGCACCGATGAACCAGAACCAAGATCGCTACCAAAATCGAGGAATAAAGCACCCCCCACAATGGAAAAAATGGGGAAACGATATTCCGCACTAGCTTGAATAAAAGTACGTCCATTACCTAAATCCCCTTCCCCATAGCCCCTAACGGAGTTACTACCCCCTAAAACGAAGGCTTCATAGGGTGGTAAATCTCCAAGGACAGTACCTGCTTGAACATTAAAAGCAAGGGCTTGGGGACCTTCTGCAAAATCAAAATCAAGGAAATTAACAGGGATATAGTGACTATAGTTAGCACGAATGCGATTAAATAGAATATTACCAGAACCAAGGGGAACAGTTTGCTCCATACCCACAAGGAAGAAACTGCCCTCAGTGGGTTGTAAGCGGTTGTTACGGCGATCGCGCGCGGCGTTAAAACGAACCAAGAAAAGATCATCCTGCCCAGATTCACTAATGGATAATAACTCATTACCAAATTCAGCGGAAGATCGAGGGCTTAAATCTCCATCGGTGTTTTTAATTTCCACCCTTTGATATTGTAAACCTGCGCTCAGTGTCCATTCTGGACGGGTGAAAGGATCTTCGGCAAGGGGGCGAGAAAAAGTGATTCCCGTACCCGTACGCACTACCCTAGGGCGGGTGTCTCCCACTTCCGTTCTAATACTCTCGGTATCCGTACCATCAAACACAAGGGAAATAGAACGACGACGGAAAATATTAGCAATGTATGAGGTGCGATCGGGAGTTGTCGCAATCCAAGGATCTCTTAAACTTAAATCAAATAATAATTCCCTTTCCCCTAACTGAAATTCTGCTCCCAGATTTTGATTATTACCCCCAAGGTTTTGTTCCTGATAACTCAACGTTCCAAAAAAGCCACTATTAGAACTAATACCGGCCCCGGCGGCGATCGATCCTGTATTACCTTGTACTACCTCAATATTCATAACCACCTTGGAAGGATCTTCAGCCTCACTAAAAGAAAGACGAACATCTTGGAAAATACCTAAACCAAATACCCTTTGTAAATCCCTTTGTGCCGTATTACGATTAAAAATATCTCCCGGTTTTAGCTCTACTTCCCTAGTAATAATAAATTCCCTAGTTTTACCGTCAACCTCCTCGTTATCCTCATTAAAATATTTAACTTGGATGTCCTCAATTTCCCCTTCCGCAATTATCAAAGTCACAACCCCATCGGGTGACACTTGAGGAGAGCTAACCACCTGAGCTAAATCAAAGCCATTGTCACTATACCAAGTATTAATCCCAGAAATACCTTCTTGTAAATCCCTTAGATTAATGATTGAACCATATTGCTCCCCAAATAGTTCATCTACTACTTCTGGGGGTACTTGGGCTTCGGGGCTTGTGCCTGAAACCGTTTGTAATTGCACTCTTTGTAATACAGGGTTGGGAGCTACAGTATAAGTAATTCTCACCCCCAAAGGAGTATCACTAGGCACGACATTGGCATCACTAAAAAAGCCCGTAGCAAAAATAGCGTTAATATCTTCTTGTAGTTGGCTTCTGCTGGTGGTACGCCCCGGGGCGGTTCTAATGACGTTATAGACTAAGTCTTCTAATTCTCCCTCTACTCCTTCTACGACAACTTCTGCCACTAATACCCTTGCTTCTTCTTGGCTTGATGATGGATTATTTTGGGCTAAAAGGATTTGTTGGGGGGAAGAAGATTGAGAGTCAATATTGATTTCTAAGTTAGGGGAGATGATTTCTTGATTACTTTTGTCTTCAACTGCTATTTCTAAGTTAGGGGATATTTCTTGGTTACTCTTGTCTTTAAGTGCTATTTCTAAGTTAGGGGATATTTCTTGTGGCTTATTTATACCTTCGGTAAAAGTTTCTAATGGCTGGTTACTTTCTGTAACAAAATCTTCTGGTGTTGGGGCTTGGTTTATTTCTACATTTTGAGGGAGAAAGTTAGGGGGCTGGTGGGCAACGGAGCTAAGATTAAATTGTAAATTGGTTGTTGGGGAAGAATTGTCTTCTTTTTCTACTTCTGCATTGGCTGATAAGGGTTGACTTACCATAAAAGTAGTTAAAAAGAGAAGGGCAGAGAGAATGGGAAATTTTGTTACTAGGTTTGCCATGGATGTTTTATGGATAGATACACCATGACCATTGTTATTAGTAACTTTAAAAAGTAGGGTCATGTTATCTGCCTTTGGGACGATGTTCTTTTTTTGCACCACAGAGTTATAATTTAATTTTTTTTTGCTCATTTGATTGTTGCTCACAGCCA
This window harbors:
- a CDS encoding BamA/TamA family outer membrane protein, coding for MSKKKLNYNSVVQKKNIVPKADNMTLLFKVTNNNGHGVSIHKTSMANLVTKFPILSALLFLTTFMVSQPLSANAEVEKEDNSSPTTNLQFNLSSVAHQPPNFLPQNVEINQAPTPEDFVTESNQPLETFTEGINKPQEISPNLEIALKDKSNQEISPNLEIAVEDKSNQEIISPNLEINIDSQSSSPQQILLAQNNPSSSQEEARVLVAEVVVEGVEGELEDLVYNVIRTAPGRTTSRSQLQEDINAIFATGFFSDANVVPSDTPLGVRITYTVAPNPVLQRVQLQTVSGTSPEAQVPPEVVDELFGEQYGSIINLRDLQEGISGINTWYSDNGFDLAQVVSSPQVSPDGVVTLIIAEGEIEDIQVKYFNEDNEEVDGKTREFIITREVELKPGDIFNRNTAQRDLQRVFGLGIFQDVRLSFSEAEDPSKVVMNIEVVQGNTGSIAAGAGISSNSGFFGTLSYQEQNLGGNNQNLGAEFQLGERELLFDLSLRDPWIATTPDRTSYIANIFRRRSISLVFDGTDTESIRTEVGDTRPRVVRTGTGITFSRPLAEDPFTRPEWTLSAGLQYQRVEIKNTDGDLSPRSSAEFGNELLSISESGQDDLFLVRFNAARDRRNNRLQPTEGSFFLVGMEQTVPLGSGNILFNRIRANYSHYIPVNFLDFDFAEGPQALAFNVQAGTVLGDLPPYEAFVLGGSNSVRGYGEGDLGNGRTFIQASAEYRFPIFSIVGGALFLDFGSDLGSGSSVPGQPAEVRGLNGTGYGYGLGVRIQSPVGPIRIDYGVNDEGDNRIHFGIGERF